Part of the Novosphingobium sp. KA1 genome is shown below.
CGCGCAGAACAGCGCGCTCGCAGGGTTCGCGCGCCAGCTTACCGGGATCAGCACGATCGACGAACTGGCCCATGTGCTCTGCGGCGAAGTGGGGCGGCTGTTCGATGGCCATGCCGTGCTGCTGATGCCGGGCGAGGAGGGCCTCTCGCGCCGCTGGAGCTGGCCGCGTCCGGCGCGGCTGGAGACGCTCGACCTTGCCGCCGCCAACTGGGCTTTCGACAACAATACCCCCGCCGGACAGGGATCGGACACGCTCACCGCGTCCGAGTGGCTGTTCCACCCGCTGGCGGCACGCGGCGCGGTGATGGGCGTCTTCGGCCTTGCCCGCAGCGATGCGCGCAGCGCGGTTCGGCCGGACCAGTTGCCGCTGCTGCTCAGCCTGCTCGACCAGGCGGGGCTGGCGATGGAGCGCATGGCGCTCGAAGGGCAGATGGCGGACCTCTCGCAGGCGCGCGAGCGGGACCGGCTGCGCCATGCGCTGCTCTCCTCGGTCAGCCACGACCTGCGCACGCCGCTCACCACGATCATGGGCACGCTGGCCGCCATCGAGGCGCGCGAGCCGCAGCAGGCCGCGCCCATCGCCGCCGCCCGGGGCGAGGCCGAGCGGTTGCACCGCTTCGTCACCAACCTGCTCGACATGGCGCGGATCGAGGCGGGGGCGCTGCACGGCAAGGTCGAGCCGGTCGATCTCGACGAGGCGGTCGGCGAGGCGCTGCATCAGCTGCGCGCGCTGCTGGCGGGCCATGCGGTCGAGACCGCGATCTGTGCCGATGCGCCGATGGTCCTGGTCGATCCCAACCTGTTCCACCAGTGCCTGACCAACCTGATCGAGAATGCCGCCAAGTACGGCGATCCCGATGCCCCCATCGCCATTGCCGCGATACGCGTCGCCGGGGGGCTGGACCTCACCGTCAGCGACCGCGGCCCCGGCATCCCGGCGGGCGAGGAGGAGCGGATTTTCGAGACGTTCGCGCGGATCGAGGGGTCGGACCGCAAGGGCGGCACCGGGCTCGGCCTTGCCATCGTCAAGGGGTTCGCGGCCGCCATGGGCCTCACCGTATCCGCCGCCAACCGCGATGACGGGCCGGGTGCGCGTTTCACCATCCGGTTCGACAAGGCCCATCTCAGGGAATGGCCCGAAGCATGACACAGCCCATCACCATCCTCGTCGTCGATGACGAGCCCGCCATCCGCCGCCTGTTCCATGCCGGCCTCTCCCGCGCCGGTTATGCCGTGGTCGAGGCGGGCACCGCGCGCGAGGCCTTGAACGCCATGGCGATCGACAAGCCCGAGGTCGTGCTGCTCGACCTTGGCCTGCCGGACCGCGACGGGCTGGAACTGATCCCGCTGATGCGCGGACAGGCGGCGATCCTGGTCGTGTCCGCGCGCGAGGCGACCGACCAGAAAGTGGCCGCGCTGGACCTGGGCGCCGACGACTACGTGGCCAAGCCCTTCGACAGCGAGGAAGTGCTGGCCCGCATCCGCACCGCACTGCGCCACCGCGTACCCGCCGAGGCTGCCGAGCGCCCGGTCCGGCGCGGCGACGTCGAGATCGACCTTGCCGCGCGGCTGGTGCGCAAGGGCGGCGCGGAAGTCCACCTCACGCCCAAGGAATACGGCTTCCTGGCCGAACTGGCGCGCAATGCCGGGCGGGTCATCACCCATGCCCAGCTGCTGCGCACGGTCTGGGGGGCGGGGCACGAGAGCGATGTCGAATACTTGCGCGTGGCCGCGCGGGGGATCCGCCGCAAGCTGGAGGACGATCCCGCCAGCCCCAGCCTGCTGCGCAACGAGCCGGGGGTGGGTTACCGGCTGGTCAGCCAGGATTGAGCGGCGTGGACAGGCCCCTGAAAAGCCTGTCATAGTTCGCCCATGCGACGCCTGATCCTGCCCGCCCTGCTGCTGTCCACCTGCGCGGCCGCGCAAGCACCTGCGGGTCCGGGCCTTGACCCGGTTGCCGCGGTCGATCCGATGATCGGCACCGGCGGCGAGGGGCACACGTTCCCCGGCGCCACCGCGCCGTTCGGCATGGTCCAGCTTTCGCCCGATACCGACGTGACCTGCGAGATCCGCAAGTGCTACGGCCACGCGGCGGGCTATCGCTATGAAGACCCGACGATCCAGGGCTTCAGCCATACCCATTTCTCGGGCGCGGGCCATTCGGACCTCGGCGATATCCTCGTCATGCCGCAGGCGGGCGATGCGGTGAAGCTCGATCCCGGCGATCCGGCGCAAGCGGGCTCGGGCTATCGTTCGCGCTTCGACCATGCCAGCGAGACGGCGCGGCCGGGCTATTACGCGGTCACGCTCATGGGCACGGGGGCAGGCAGCGGCATCGCCGCCGAACTGACGGCGGGCACGCGCGTGGGGGTCCATCGCTATCGTTTCCCGGCGGGGCAGGCGGCGCACCTGCTGCTCGACCTGCGCACCTCGCTCTACGACTATCCGGGCAAGATCCTGTGGTCCGGCCTGCACTTGCGCGCCGACGGCACGCTGACCGGCTTTCGCGAGACGCGCGGCTGGGCGCCCGGGCGCAAGCTGTTCTTCGCCATGCGCTTTTCCGCGCCGCTGACCGGTCATGCCCTGATCGACCGTGACCCCAGCATTCCCTACAAGGGTTTCCAGGGGCCCGGTCGCGGCACCGATGCGCGGGCCGAGAAGCTGGGCAAGGCGCTCGAAGCCCGGCTCGACTTCGGGGTGCTGGATGCGCCGCTGGAAGTGAAAGTCGCGCTTTCGGGGGTCGACGAGAATGCGGCACTGGCCAATCTCGATGCCGAACCCGGCACGTTCGATGCGATCCGCGCCCGGACCGAGGCGGCATGGCGGCAGGCGCTTTCCGCCGTCGAGATCGACGCGCCCGAGCCGATGCGCCGCAATGTCTATACCGCGCTCTACCACGCGCTGCTGGCGCCGAGCGTCTGGGGCGATGCCGACGGGCGCTATCGCGGGCCGGACGATCAGGTCCATCAGGCGCAGGGCTTCACGTTCCGCTCCACCTTCTCGCTCTGGGATACCTTCCGGGCCGAGCATCCGCTGCTGACGCTGGTGCAGCCGCCGCAGGTGACCGCCGATGTCGTCAATTCGCTGGTCGCCAGCCAGCAGCACAGCCCCGACGGCATCCTGCCGGTCTGGCAGTTCGCGGGCCGGGAAACCTGGACGATGATCGGTTATCACGCGGTGCCGGTGATCGCGGACGCCTACA
Proteins encoded:
- a CDS encoding response regulator; the protein is MTQPITILVVDDEPAIRRLFHAGLSRAGYAVVEAGTAREALNAMAIDKPEVVLLDLGLPDRDGLELIPLMRGQAAILVVSAREATDQKVAALDLGADDYVAKPFDSEEVLARIRTALRHRVPAEAAERPVRRGDVEIDLAARLVRKGGAEVHLTPKEYGFLAELARNAGRVITHAQLLRTVWGAGHESDVEYLRVAARGIRRKLEDDPASPSLLRNEPGVGYRLVSQD
- a CDS encoding GH92 family glycosyl hydrolase, which encodes MRRLILPALLLSTCAAAQAPAGPGLDPVAAVDPMIGTGGEGHTFPGATAPFGMVQLSPDTDVTCEIRKCYGHAAGYRYEDPTIQGFSHTHFSGAGHSDLGDILVMPQAGDAVKLDPGDPAQAGSGYRSRFDHASETARPGYYAVTLMGTGAGSGIAAELTAGTRVGVHRYRFPAGQAAHLLLDLRTSLYDYPGKILWSGLHLRADGTLTGFRETRGWAPGRKLFFAMRFSAPLTGHALIDRDPSIPYKGFQGPGRGTDARAEKLGKALEARLDFGVLDAPLEVKVALSGVDENAALANLDAEPGTFDAIRARTEAAWRQALSAVEIDAPEPMRRNVYTALYHALLAPSVWGDADGRYRGPDDQVHQAQGFTFRSTFSLWDTFRAEHPLLTLVQPPQVTADVVNSLVASQQHSPDGILPVWQFAGRETWTMIGYHAVPVIADAYMKGMRGFDAEAALAAMVASADHAAYGGLGDYIALGYVPIDKEPEAASKTAEYAFDDWTIARMARAMGRREIAERFERRAGNWRNSFDTRTGWLRARLSSGAFRTPFDPTAINYGSDYTEGNAWQYSWFVPQDQAALFRVLGGDARAVAKLDAMFGYDNAKLDYSHAEDIAGLIGQYIHGNEPSHHVAYLYTYAGAPWRTQERLAQIVESQYKPAPDGLAGNDDLGQMSAWLVFTALGFYPVAPASNEYVIGRPFVRRAVLNLPDGKRFTVVAEGLSDANRYVGSVMLNGTPLERTFIRDAEIRAGGELRFTMQASPNRAWGTARSARPYSMSSARE